One Bacteroidota bacterium genomic window, TCGTTATGAAAATGCTGAAATTATTGCCATTGGCGATCCTGTCACTTGTTTTTTCCTCTGCTTCATTTGCACAGATGGAAAAAGAAAAAACTGTTGAAGTAGGCGGTGCAGCGATGTACTCTAGTAAAAATATTGTAGAGAATGCCGTTAACTCAAAAGATCATACTACACTCGTTGCCGCTGTAAAAGCTGCTGACCTGGTAGAAACATTGAAATCTGATGGCCCGTTTACCGTATTCGCACCTGTAAATAGTGCATTTGACAAATTACCTGCCGGTACTGTTGAAAATTTACTGAAACCTGAAAACAAATCAATGCTGGCTGGTATTCTTACCTATCATGTTGTTGCCGGAAAATGGGATTCGAAGTCAATTGCTAAAATGATAAAAGCCGGTAATGGTACTGCTGAAGTAACTACGGTTGCCGGTGGTAAACTCTGGATCATGATGAATGGAAATGATGTGATGCTGAAAGATGAAAAAGGCGGAATGGCGAAAATAACTATCAAAGATGTGAACCAGAAAAACGGTGTGATACATGTAATCGACGGCGTATTGATGCCAAAATAAATTTATCCCTCTTGAAGATTTCTGAAGCAGTCCCGCAAATGGCGGGATTGTTTTTACCAGCCATTAGCCAGTACATCGGCAATATGCATGGTTTTGATCTTGTGGTTTTTGTTTTTGATATAGCCTTCAAGATGCATGAGGCAGGAAACATCGGTGGAAATAATATAGTCAGCCCCTGTTGCTAATGCATTTTCAACTTTCTGTTCACCCATCGCAATGGAGATCGGCTCAAACTTTACAGCAAATGTTCCGCCAAATCCACAACAGGTTTCCACATCATTCATTTCACTTAGTTCAAGTCCTTTTACATGCGAAAGTAATTTTCTCGGCTCTGTTTTTATTTTGCATTCACGCAGACCTGCACACGAATCATGATAAGTAGCTTTACCATTTAATACAGCACCTACATTTTCTATCTGTAGCACATGTATCATAAACTCGGAGAACTCATAGATCCTTTTGCCTACATCAACCATTTCATGATGCAACGATGAGTTGTCGAGCAGTTTACTGTAATAGTTTTTTACAAATCCAACACAGCTTGCACTGGGTGCTACGATGTAATCACTGCCTTTAAAGTCTTTTACAAATTTGCCACATACTGCTTTCGCTTCATCCCAAAATCCGGCGTTGAATGCAGGTTGTCCACAACAGGTTTGTTTCGTATTATAAGTAACGGTACAACCTGTTTTTTCCAGCACTTTTATCATATTAAATGCTGTCTGCGGATACAACTGGTCAACAAAACATGGTATGAATAATTGTACGTTCATGCAATTGAAATCATTTTAAGTGCTGTCACAGCAGCCTCTTCACCTTTATGCCCGTGCCTTCCTCCTATTCTTTCTTTGGCCTGCTCATCGTTATTTACCGTCAGCACTCCAAATATAGTAGGAACAGGTAACAATAAATTTAATTGTACCACTCCATCTGTTACGGCGTTACATACATACTCAAAATGAGGAGTGTCGCCTTTTATTACACAGCCCAATGCAATGAATGCATCAGGTCTTTCTTTCTTTTTGCAATTCAACCAATGATTTTTTATTGCAAAAGGAATTTCAAATGCCCCGGGAACTGTTATTGTAATAATCTTTTTTACCTCATGCTTTTCCAGTTCATTCCTGCATCCTCTTTCCAATTCATCTACCACAGCAGCATTCCACTCGGTCTTCACCAAAACAATACAGGCATCCTTTTTTTTAGGGATGCCTGTATTCATTAAATTACTTTTTGCTATATCTGCCATATCAATTTTCTGTATTGTAAACTCCCAACTCACCAAGCAGGGCATCTACTTTTTGCGAGTATTCAATTGCAGCAGGAAATTTTTCTTTTATTTCTTTAAGTAACTCAACAGCATCTTTAGGTTTGTTCAGTTTTTTATATGCAGTATATGCAGCGGCATACAAACCTGCAGCGGCACTTGTTTCGTCTTCTTCAAAAGCGGCAGCGCTTTTCTTATAGTTTTCATACGCATCCTGGAACTTGCCGGTTTCTCCATAAGCATCTCCCAGCAAACTATAAGTACGTTGCATTACAGGCTTAGAACTTGTACTGAATTTATTCAGGTATTTAATTGCGTTGGCATTATCATCAAGCCTTATATAACAAGCCCCGGCGTAATAACAAGCAAGGTTAGCATTCTTAGTGC contains:
- a CDS encoding fasciclin domain-containing protein, translated to MKMLKLLPLAILSLVFSSASFAQMEKEKTVEVGGAAMYSSKNIVENAVNSKDHTTLVAAVKAADLVETLKSDGPFTVFAPVNSAFDKLPAGTVENLLKPENKSMLAGILTYHVVAGKWDSKSIAKMIKAGNGTAEVTTVAGGKLWIMMNGNDVMLKDEKGGMAKITIKDVNQKNGVIHVIDGVLMPK
- a CDS encoding 6,7-dimethyl-8-ribityllumazine synthase, with the translated sequence MADIAKSNLMNTGIPKKKDACIVLVKTEWNAAVVDELERGCRNELEKHEVKKIITITVPGAFEIPFAIKNHWLNCKKKERPDAFIALGCVIKGDTPHFEYVCNAVTDGVVQLNLLLPVPTIFGVLTVNNDEQAKERIGGRHGHKGEEAAVTALKMISIA
- a CDS encoding (Fe-S)-binding protein, which produces MNVQLFIPCFVDQLYPQTAFNMIKVLEKTGCTVTYNTKQTCCGQPAFNAGFWDEAKAVCGKFVKDFKGSDYIVAPSASCVGFVKNYYSKLLDNSSLHHEMVDVGKRIYEFSEFMIHVLQIENVGAVLNGKATYHDSCAGLRECKIKTEPRKLLSHVKGLELSEMNDVETCCGFGGTFAVKFEPISIAMGEQKVENALATGADYIISTDVSCLMHLEGYIKNKNHKIKTMHIADVLANGW